In candidate division TA06 bacterium B3_TA06, one DNA window encodes the following:
- a CDS encoding macrolide ABC transporter ATP-binding protein, protein MAGKIRRPPGKKSKGPDVEPLIRLQGLSKTYDGGPVAVEALKEINLEIYEGGYVAIMGPSGSGKSTLMHILGCLDVPTYGEYFLKGQEISRYDSDQLARVRNREVGFVFQQYNLLPRLTAAQNVELPLLYSSVPIDPRKEIVAEMLAKVGLGDRGHHRPNELSGGESQRVAIARALANDPAILLADEPTGNLDTKTEEEIMALLDELNEQGRTVIVVTHDDTVAKHAKRTLHLLDGRIV, encoded by the coding sequence ATGGCAGGAAAGATCCGACGGCCCCCAGGTAAGAAGAGTAAGGGTCCGGACGTAGAGCCGTTAATCAGGCTTCAGGGTCTCTCGAAGACCTACGACGGCGGCCCTGTCGCGGTGGAGGCGCTCAAGGAGATTAACCTTGAGATTTATGAGGGTGGGTACGTGGCCATCATGGGACCCTCAGGTTCCGGCAAGTCCACCCTCATGCACATCCTTGGCTGTCTTGACGTCCCTACCTATGGCGAGTACTTCCTCAAGGGACAGGAGATATCCCGCTACGATTCCGATCAACTCGCAAGGGTGCGCAACCGGGAGGTGGGTTTCGTGTTCCAGCAGTATAACCTCTTGCCCCGTCTTACTGCGGCCCAGAACGTCGAACTCCCGCTTCTCTACTCAAGCGTTCCCATCGATCCCAGGAAGGAGATCGTGGCAGAAATGCTCGCCAAGGTAGGTCTTGGGGACCGCGGGCATCACCGTCCTAACGAACTCTCAGGCGGCGAGTCGCAACGGGTGGCTATCGCCCGTGCCCTGGCGAATGACCCTGCCATTCTTCTGGCCGACGAACCGACCGGAAATCTGGACACCAAGACCGAGGAAGAGATAATGGCACTCCTGGATGAACTCAACGAACAGGGAAGGACCGTTATAGTGGTTACGCATGACGACACTGTCGCCAAACACGCCAAGCGCACCCTACATCTGTTGGACGGGAGGATAGTATGA
- a CDS encoding glucokinase gives MSVNSLGVDVGGTNTRLGLVDEHGKIVARARIPTLMREGPESLVERIASKALSIANDETIAQVGVGIAGLIDHHKGIVRFSPNLVGWKDVPLKEMLHERFGVPVAVGNDANVIAWGEYRFGGYGTEHLFCFTLGTGVGGGIVSDGRLILGANDAAGEFGHTSLEPDGSRCACGLRGCLESYVSSRHLTALAKRRMKKRSHLARLTSKEELTPKLLAKAAREGDEVAQKIFAEAGERIGRALGNVVQLLDPEVIVVNGGISKASDLIIKPIRKSLKRYTMPLRGRRLRVVRSKLGDRAGILGAAALAEIL, from the coding sequence ATGTCGGTTAACTCGCTCGGCGTGGACGTGGGGGGCACCAACACCCGTCTTGGTCTGGTGGATGAGCATGGCAAGATCGTAGCCCGTGCGCGTATCCCTACACTTATGAGGGAGGGCCCGGAAAGCCTTGTGGAACGTATTGCATCAAAAGCTTTAAGCATCGCTAATGATGAAACGATTGCACAGGTGGGTGTGGGGATAGCCGGTCTCATAGATCATCATAAGGGGATAGTTCGGTTTTCCCCGAATCTTGTGGGTTGGAAGGACGTGCCCTTAAAAGAGATGCTTCATGAACGCTTCGGGGTTCCGGTTGCGGTGGGCAACGACGCCAACGTGATTGCCTGGGGGGAGTACCGCTTCGGGGGCTATGGGACCGAGCACCTCTTCTGCTTCACCCTTGGGACAGGCGTGGGAGGTGGGATTGTGTCCGATGGCAGGTTGATTCTTGGGGCAAACGATGCGGCGGGTGAGTTCGGGCACACCTCGCTTGAACCCGACGGGTCTCGCTGTGCTTGCGGGTTGAGAGGGTGCCTTGAGAGCTACGTTAGCTCACGTCATCTGACAGCCCTGGCAAAGCGCCGCATGAAGAAAAGATCCCATTTAGCCCGATTGACATCAAAGGAGGAGCTTACCCCCAAGCTTCTGGCCAAGGCCGCGCGTGAGGGTGATGAGGTGGCACAGAAGATCTTTGCTGAAGCGGGAGAACGCATTGGACGGGCGCTTGGCAACGTGGTGCAACTTCTTGATCCTGAGGTGATTGTAGTCAACGGGGGTATAAGCAAAGCGAGTGATCTTATCATCAAGCCGATCCGGAAATCCCTTAAGCGCTACACCATGCCGCTTCGCGGCCGCAGGCTGAGGGTGGTGCGCTCTAAACTCGGCGACAGGGCAGGAATACTAGGCGCAGCGGCTTTGGCCGAGATACTATGA